Proteins encoded by one window of Sediminicoccus rosea:
- a CDS encoding Bug family tripartite tricarboxylate transporter substrate binding protein: MRRRSLLATPLLAAPLLAAPRLARAQEGWPTRPVTMIVPWAPGGSNDVTARLFSPQFEARLGQPFLVDNRPGGGGSVGMGAAMRARPDGQTLFVSSASNHVFHPLVSGEMNYDVREAFHGMAMWVDVPNVVAVHPSLPVRNVPELIAHIRGMRGGMSFGSSGVGSSNHLAGELFRMRTGLDMTHVPYRGGGPVLSDLIAGTIQLAFMNLPTVIPPAEAGRVRVIAVCTAERVALRPDLPTVSEGGVPDYAVRSWTGLFAPRGTPPQIVERMSAVSKEVMEAPAMQGRLRDLGSESIWMDAPTTDRFVREEYARWAPIIRAAGIKIE, from the coding sequence ATGCGCCGCCGCAGCCTGCTCGCCACCCCGCTTCTCGCCGCCCCGCTCCTCGCAGCGCCGCGCCTCGCGCGCGCGCAGGAGGGCTGGCCGACGCGGCCGGTGACGATGATCGTCCCCTGGGCGCCGGGCGGCTCGAACGACGTGACGGCGCGGCTCTTCTCGCCTCAGTTCGAGGCGCGGCTCGGCCAGCCCTTCCTGGTGGACAACCGCCCGGGCGGCGGCGGCTCCGTCGGCATGGGGGCCGCCATGCGGGCGCGGCCGGATGGGCAGACGCTCTTCGTCTCCTCCGCCTCCAACCATGTCTTCCACCCGCTCGTCTCGGGCGAGATGAACTATGACGTGCGCGAGGCCTTCCACGGCATGGCCATGTGGGTGGACGTGCCCAATGTGGTCGCCGTCCATCCCTCGCTGCCGGTGCGCAACGTGCCCGAGCTGATCGCGCATATCCGCGGCATGCGGGGCGGCATGAGCTTCGGTTCCTCGGGCGTCGGCTCCTCCAACCACCTCGCGGGCGAGCTGTTCCGCATGCGCACGGGGCTCGACATGACGCATGTGCCCTATCGCGGCGGCGGCCCGGTGCTGAGCGACCTGATCGCGGGCACCATCCAGCTCGCCTTCATGAACCTGCCCACCGTGATCCCGCCGGCCGAGGCCGGGCGGGTGCGCGTCATCGCCGTCTGCACGGCCGAGCGCGTGGCGCTCCGCCCCGACCTGCCGACGGTGAGCGAGGGCGGCGTCCCCGACTACGCCGTGCGCTCCTGGACCGGGCTCTTCGCGCCGCGCGGCACGCCGCCGCAGATCGTCGAGCGCATGTCCGCCGTCTCGAAGGAGGTGATGGAGGCGCCCGCCATGCAGGGCCGCCTGCGCGACCTGGGCAGTGAATCCATCTGGATGGACGCGCCCACGACCGACCGCTTCGTGCGCGAGGAATATGCGCGCTGGGCGCCGATCATCCGCGCCGCCGGCATCAAGATCGAGTAG